GAACAGGAAAAGTCGGTAGATTTTTATTAAGTGATGACGGGCATGAATTAAAGATTGTTTTATGGGATGATAAAACTGACTATTTAGTTACTTTAGTTCCTGGTACTAAAGTAAGAATTGAATCTTGTAATATAAGATACAATAATGGTCTCGAAGCACATCTAGGTCTTGGTTCAAGAATACAATCTCTTAAATCTGAAGAAAAAATAGATGAAAAGAAAATTGCTGATTATGGTTTATCTGAAGCCGTTAATGTTTTAGCTAGAATTAACAGTATTGAAGGAGATTTCTTAGTCATTGTTGACGAATCTGGCAATGTTCCAGTTTCTTTGAGTCAGATTACAAACAAGAATTTTAGTATTGGTGATGCTGTTAAAGTTGTTGGAGCACTTGAAAAGGATTCCGACGTTTTATTTATTAAATCAACTTCAATCGAAAAAGGAAATTATGATGTTCCAACTTTAGAAGATATTATGAATCCTCCCTTCAAAACTATCGATGAATTATCAAACAACGATTATTGTATAATTAGCCCTATTATAAAACATATTGTAAACGAAGGGGATGGTTATATTGTCGTCTGTGATGATGGATATGGTAATATCAGAGGTAAGATTAAAAAAGAAGTACAACCTTGGAAGGAATACGATATTAAAGCCAGAATTTACGATAATAATAACTTGAAAGAGTTTTATGGGTATGAGATTAAGGAAATTAATCCTGCTTCCAAGGCAAAAGATATCTTTATGGTGATTTAATGGAGAAAATAAAGGATCTTGAAGATCTTCCAGGTATAGGGCCTAAGACTGCAGAAAAGTTAAGAGAGGCCGGATTTAGAACTGTGGAGTCAATAGCTGTAGCTTCACCAAAAGAATTATTTGAAATTGCAGAAATTGGTGAGAGCTCCGCCTCAAAAATAATTGAAGCTGCGAGAGAAGCAGCTGACGTAGGTGGATTTATAACAGCAAATGAACTTTTAGAAAAACGAAAATTTATTGGTAAAATTACTTCAGGGAGCAAAAGACTTGATGAATTAATAGCCGGAGGATTTGAAACTCAGGCTATAATCGAGGCTTTTGGAGAATTTGGCTCGGGAAAAAGTCAAATAGCCCACCAACTTTGTGTAAACGTACAACTTCCTATTGAAAAAGGAGGTCTTGACGGAGGGGCCATATTTATTGATACAGAAAGTACCTTCAGACCTGAGAGAATTATTCAAATGGCAAAAGGCGCGGGTTTAGATCCAACAGAAGTCATGGCCAAAATAAGGGTCGCAAGAGCATTTAATTCTGATCATCAGATGCTTCTGACTGAAAAAACAGTAGAATTAATTGAAGCAGAAAAAATAAAATTACTTGTAGTTGATTCTCTTACCTCTTCATTCAGGTCTGAATATGTCGGGAGAGGAACTTTGGCTGAAAGACAGCAAAAACTCGCAAGGCATTTAAGGACTTTACATAGTATTGCATCTAATCATGATGTTTGTGTATTTGTTACAAATCAAGTTTCAGCTAAGCCTGATGCTTTTTTTGGTGATCCCACAAGGCCAATCGGAGGACATATCCTTGGTCACTCATCTACGATTAGACTATATTTAAGAAAAGGAAAAGGCGGACAAAGAATAGCTAGACTCGTTGACTCTCCAAATTTACCGGAGGGCGAAGCAATATTCTTTGTAACTGAAAACGGAATCGAAGACAAATAGGTGATACATTGAAAAACGGAGATTTTGTTGAAATACAATATGTTGGAAAGATCAAAGAAACAGGTAAAATATTTGACGTTACAGACGAAACAAAAGCAAAACAAGCCAATGTTTATAATGAGGGAAATAAATATGAACCTATTCAGGTAATTGTAGGGGCAGGTCATGTCATAAAAGGATTGGACGAATCCCTCTTAGATATAGAAGTTGGCGAAACTAAAACTTTTGATATTTCTCCTGAAAAAGGATTTGGAAAAAGAGATTCTTCTCTTTTACAAATAATGCACTTAAACGATTTTAAAAAACATGGTATATTCCCAAGAGCTGGATTAAAAATAGAAATCAACGGGCACTGGGCCACAGTAAGAAGCGTTTCTAGCGGAAGGGTCAAACTAGACTTTAATCATCCATTGTCAGGAAAAACTCTCCTATATGAGGTAACAGTTCTTAAAAAAATTGAGGATTCAACTGATAAAATTAATGCTATTTTGAAAGTCAGGGCTCCAGGTATTGATGTTTTGTTTCAAACTATTAGCATTGAAGATGAAAAAGTTAATATTGGACTTAAAGGTATAAATCCTCCTTACAGATCATCTCTTGAGGAATTTATTAAATCAGACATTTCCACATATATTCCTGAGATAAAAGAGGTATCTATCAGTTTTCTTGATTAATTTCTTGTTTTTATTTATCCACTATTTATTCTTATATATGCGCTAGTGTGAGATATATGGATAAAATAAAAGCTTTAATGATATCAGTTGAAATACCTACTTTTACATATATTATTTCTTTTATTGGCGTATCTATCAGGGAAATTATTAATGGAATCTATGCTGAAAAGATGGTCGAACTTCTTTTAATTAACTCTATCCTATTCATTATATTTTTTGTACTAGTTTATACAATAGGACATGTCGGATATTCAAAAAGATTAGAAAATAAAGAAAAACAATTAGATAAACGACCTATTTTTTATGGTAAAAAAATAAGTGAAAAAAGAGATAAATATATTCGATAATCTAGTTACAACACCAGTTTCCAGATGAAGCTTGAAGTCCAAATGTATCTGTATTAGTGCCTGAGGTGTTGAAATCATAGTTTAGTGTTATTGGGATTTCAATTCTTCTTCCACATCCATATCCTGAGAAATTGACATACATTGTATAACTTAAGGATTGGTCAGCACCTGTAGTTCCAGTTCTTGAAGTTGGAGTTATACTAACGGTAAAGCATCTATTGCGGTATTCACACTCTGCAAGTTGATTCTGTAGGGATGCAATAGTAACTTCTTTTGCATTAATGTCTGACTCAAGTCTTGATACTTTTGATGTTAGTGATAAAACTTCCCTTTGGAGTAGCCTTATAGTTGCATCACTGTCTCCTTTTACTTTTTCTAATTCTTTTTCAATATCCGTTATTTCAATCTGGTAACCGCTTTTCTCAGATTCTAACAAACTTTTTTCATATTGAAGTTTTGAAATCTGACCTTTTAATGATGAAACTTCCACCGTAAGGTCTGAGTTAGCTGAAGTTAAAGCCAAATTAGAGTTGTAAAGAAATGCCAAACCTGCAACTGAACCCGCAAAGAGAATACCAAGAATCAGAATCACTGCTATGGCAACTGTGCCAAACTCTCCTTTTTTTTCAACTTCTTTGTAACTTTCTTTAACTTTATCTCTTTCTTCTCTTGTAGAAATTAATTCTTTTTTAAGATTTTCATTTTCCTGGCTGATGGAATTAAATTTGGATTCTAGTTCATCTTTTTTTTGTTTGTAATCTCTAGCTTTCTTTTCCCATCTTCTGGAATATTTTTTCCATCTTGCTTCTTCTGCCATTAAAGTCCTCCCTCCTCAATAGCATTAATAAATTCTGTATAGGAAACTGCTTGGAATTTTATGTAGTCTGTTATGACATTAGCAAAATCTTCGTTTCCTTCCTCTCTATATCTAATTGCTTTACTTTGAAGTTCTTTGAGAGACTCTGGGCTAAAAGGCGAATCTTTGAAAGCGTCTGAGCCAAAGAAAGAGTTCCATTCGCTTTCAAATCTTGTTAAAATCACGTCTAAAGATTCATCAAATCCCCGATTATCATTTATAGAATAAATTGCAAAGAGTGTCGTTGCGAGATATCTGTTTTTTTCATAAGATATCAATGCCATTTCTCTATAAAGATTAGAGTAGTTAGATGATTTATTCATATAAATATCAGAGATGGACTTAAGTTTAGTTCTTGTCTCCTCTACTCCATTTCCTTTACTCTGATTAAAGTCCTCATTTGCCTGTTTGAGATATTCCTCTGAATTTGCAATATACCTAAGATTAGAAGTTTTGGTAGAATCCTCAATGTATTTTTGTGATCGAGTAAGATTATATTCAAAGAATAAGATATTGAACATGTCTTTCCTATCTTCTGGTATTAGTTTAAGAGAACTCATTATTTCCAGAGCTTTATTCAAATTTTCCTCTTTTTCTCCCTTTTTACTTTCAATTATACCCTTCAATGCAAAATTAACTGACATCTTAGGATTAGTAGCAATAGTATCTTTTGCAAGTAGGAGGTATGGATTTTCTGGATCAATCTTTTCAAGATATAAAATCGCAGAAGCCGTGGCAGTGTCATAGTCTTCAGAAAGTACACTAATGGGTATTGTTGCTATGAGCAACGTTGGTATCATGATTAGCAAAGATATTTTCACTGTTTTATTCATTTTTACCACATTATTACTTGTTTGAAACAATATAAAAGGATTATCTTGAAACGGTTTTAATGAAAGTTTCAGAAAATGAAACAGTCAATTTTAATAATATGTTAATTAATTAGATATTATGGACTATAAAGGGGCATGTAAAAAGATTTCTGAAGAATTCTTGGAAGGAAAAATAAAAAATTCTCGACAACTTGAATTAAAAAAATCAGAAATTGCTGCTGCTTTTAATCTAAATAAAACTCCCAGAAATTCAGATATTCTTGAATACTTATCAGAGAGAAAAGAGGAATTTGTTAGTATTCTAATTAAAAGGCCAATAAGGACAATGTCAGGGGTTGCAGTTATAGCCGTTATGCCGTTACCAAGTAAATGCCCACATGGGAGATGTGTTTATTGTCCTGGCGATGCAATTAATACCCCACAAAGCTATACGGGAAAAGAGCCGGCTACAATGAGGGCTCTTAGCTTTAGATTTCATCCTTTTCTCCAGACATTTCATAGATTAAAACAGCTTTATAATACAGGCCATGAAATAGACAAAGTCGAACTTATCATCATGGGAGGAACATTTCCTTCACAATCTTTTGATTATCAGGAATATTTTATTAGAGAATGCTTAAACGCAATGAATTACTTTGATCCAGAAGCTGATGAAAAAAGCCTTGATAGTATGTATGATATCAATTTTATTAACAATTCTCTTGAAAATAGATTTGGGAAATATACCCCTTCATCCGATTTTGCATCATATGTTATAGAAAATGAACCATTAACTTTGGATAAAGCACAAAAGACTAATGAAAAATCCAAAATAAGATGCATAGGGATGACTTTTGAAACAAGGCCTGACTGGTCAAAAGAAATTCATTGTGACAGGATGCTTTCTTACGGGGGTACAAGAGTTGAACTCGGTGTCCAAGTTATTTCCGATGAAATATACAAAAAAGTAAATCGTGGGCATACCGTTTCTGATGTGATCCAAGCAACCCGTATATTAAAGGATGCTGGATTTAAAATTAATTATCACATGATGCCTGGATTACCGGGCTCTTCATTTGAAAAAGATATCGATACTTTTAGAACTATATTCTCAGATAAACAATTCATGCCGGACATGGTAAAATTTTATTCATGCCTTGTCCTTGAAGGAACAGAACTATATGATATGTGGGAAAAAGGTGAATATGTACCCTATACAACTGAAGAAGCGATGGAACTTATCCTAAAGATAAAAGAATTCATGCCAAAATGGGTAAGAACGATGAGAATCCAAAGAGATATCCCATCAACTCTTGTGCAAGCTGGTGTTAAACGTTCTAATCTTGGGCAAATGATTGAAGAAGAACTAAAGAAAAGAAATATTCAATGCAAATGTGTTAGATGTAGGGAAGTTGGAAGAAAAGCTCACAAGGAAGGTATATTTCCTGAACTTGAAGACATTAAATTGTTAAACGAAAGATATGAAGCATCGGAAGGATTAGAGTATTTTATCAGTTTTGAAGATATTAAAAGAGACATACTGATAGGTTATGTTAGATTAAGAAAACCTTCAGAGCATGCCCATAGAAAAGAGATATATAGATCCCCAACAGGAATCATAAGGGAACTTCATGTTTATGGTGGTCTAATTCGTATAGGGGATAAAAAGGAATCAGGCTGGCAACACCAAGGATATGGCAAAAAATTACTACTAGAAGCTGAAAGAATCGCAAAAGAAGAGTTAGATCTAAAAAAGATGGTAATTATTTCTGGAATCGGCGCAAGAGAATATTATAGAAAATTTAAATATAAAAAAGAAGGGCCTTACATGTCAAAGAATCTTTAATAATGTTTGGCAAATAAGATAACTTTCTTTGCTTCTTCTCCACAAACAATACATTTCTTTTCTAATCCATTTTGATCTAGAGGTATGCAACATGAAGTTGCACCAGTTTCTTCTTTGATTTTTTCCTCACAGCAACCTCTTTCACACCAACTAACTTTTGCCATTCCTTTTTGATTGTTCAATATATCTGATAATTCTTTGTAGTTTTTTGGTAAAAATGTATTTTCTCTTAGAAACTCTTTGGCATTTGAAAAAAGAGTATTCTGGATATCTTCAAGAATTGAATCTATTTCTCTGCTAAGATTTTCCATTGATAAAAAGATTTTTTGAGAGTTGTCACGTCTTACAACGACAACTTTGTTTTCCTTTACATCTCTTGGACCTATCTCTATTCTAATTGGAATTCCTTTTAATTCCCATTCATTAAATTTGAAACCTGCAGTATATCCTTCTCTGTCATCTAATTTGACTTTGTATTTCTTTCCAAGAAGTTCTTGAACTTCCTTACATCTACTGAGGACTTCTTCCTTACCCTCTTTGAATATAATTGGAACTATAACAATTTTAATTGGAGCAGCTCTTGGAGGTAGAATTAGTCCTTTGTTATCGCTATGAACCATTACAAGTGTCCCTACTGTCCTAGTTGTCATTCCCCATGATGTTTGCCAGACATACTTTTTTTCTTTATCCTTGTCTTCAAACGTTATGTTAAAAGCTTTAGAAAAATGTTGCCCTAATAGATGAGAAGTTCCTGCCTGCATAGCTTTTTTATCAGCCATTAAGGACTCAACTGTCATAGTGTACACAGCACCTGCAAACTTTTCGTTGTCTGTTTTATATCCAGGGATTGTTGGAATTGCCAATATATCTTCCATTAGTTCTCTATAAACATCAAGCATTTTTTTTACTTCTTCTTCAGCCTCTTCCTTTGTTGCATGAGCTGTATGGCCCTCTTGCCATAAGAATTCTCTTGTTCTTATGAATAGTTTTGTCATTTTTGTTTCCCATCTAACTACATTTGCCCATTGATTAATTAATAGAGGGAGATCACGCCAACTCCTTATCCATTTTGCATACATCGAATACATTATAGTTTCAGATGTTGGTCTAATGGCAAGTTTTCTTTCAAGAGGGGTGTCGCCACCATGGGTTACCCACGCAACTTCAGGCGTAAATCCTTCAACATGCTCCTTTTCCATTTCAAAAAATTCTTCAGGAATAAATAAAGGGAAATAGGCGTTTTCATGTCCTGTTTCCTTTATTCTTTTATCAAGATAATCTCTAATGCTTTCCCATATTGCATAACCATATGGTTTTATCACCATACATCCCTTAATGGGTGAATAATCAGCAAGACCTGCTTTTACAACAATTTGATTGTACCACTCTGAAAAATCTTCATCTCTAGAGATGGTAACTCCAAGATCTTCGGCCATCAATAGCACCTGCTGGAGTTAGATTAAGGTAATTTAAAAAATTATCCTATAATCCTTTTTCCTTTAGTTTATTTATTGATTCAACTACTTCTTCTAGCTCTAAGTTAAGGCTAGAAGCAATATCTTTTGGAGAATGAGATTCTTTTAATACAATCTCTATAAGTACTTTTTTTTCTTTTTCTCCAAGATTAAGTTCTTCAAAAGTAGTTAACATTTTTTCTTTTACTTCAGAAATCGATCTCTCTATGAAAGCTTTTGCATTGTCAATTTCAGCTAACTCATTTTTAAGATAATCTAGATTTTCCTTTAATCTACTAAGAATTCTAATGTCTGAATCAAATTTAATCTCTTCGTAGAATGCTTTGTATTCGGGGTATCTTTCGAATATTGACTCTAAATCAATTTCTTCAGTTTTAATAGAAGCATCAAAGACTCTGGGGGCAACAAAAAGCTCC
The Methanofastidiosum sp. DNA segment above includes these coding regions:
- the radA gene encoding DNA repair and recombination protein RadA, whose product is MEKIKDLEDLPGIGPKTAEKLREAGFRTVESIAVASPKELFEIAEIGESSASKIIEAAREAADVGGFITANELLEKRKFIGKITSGSKRLDELIAGGFETQAIIEAFGEFGSGKSQIAHQLCVNVQLPIEKGGLDGGAIFIDTESTFRPERIIQMAKGAGLDPTEVMAKIRVARAFNSDHQMLLTEKTVELIEAEKIKLLVVDSLTSSFRSEYVGRGTLAERQQKLARHLRTLHSIASNHDVCVFVTNQVSAKPDAFFGDPTRPIGGHILGHSSTIRLYLRKGKGGQRIARLVDSPNLPEGEAIFFVTENGIEDK
- a CDS encoding peptidylprolyl isomerase yields the protein MKNGDFVEIQYVGKIKETGKIFDVTDETKAKQANVYNEGNKYEPIQVIVGAGHVIKGLDESLLDIEVGETKTFDISPEKGFGKRDSSLLQIMHLNDFKKHGIFPRAGLKIEINGHWATVRSVSSGRVKLDFNHPLSGKTLLYEVTVLKKIEDSTDKINAILKVRAPGIDVLFQTISIEDEKVNIGLKGINPPYRSSLEEFIKSDISTYIPEIKEVSISFLD
- a CDS encoding tRNA uridine(34) 5-carboxymethylaminomethyl modification radical SAM/GNAT enzyme Elp3 produces the protein MDYKGACKKISEEFLEGKIKNSRQLELKKSEIAAAFNLNKTPRNSDILEYLSERKEEFVSILIKRPIRTMSGVAVIAVMPLPSKCPHGRCVYCPGDAINTPQSYTGKEPATMRALSFRFHPFLQTFHRLKQLYNTGHEIDKVELIIMGGTFPSQSFDYQEYFIRECLNAMNYFDPEADEKSLDSMYDINFINNSLENRFGKYTPSSDFASYVIENEPLTLDKAQKTNEKSKIRCIGMTFETRPDWSKEIHCDRMLSYGGTRVELGVQVISDEIYKKVNRGHTVSDVIQATRILKDAGFKINYHMMPGLPGSSFEKDIDTFRTIFSDKQFMPDMVKFYSCLVLEGTELYDMWEKGEYVPYTTEEAMELILKIKEFMPKWVRTMRIQRDIPSTLVQAGVKRSNLGQMIEEELKKRNIQCKCVRCREVGRKAHKEGIFPELEDIKLLNERYEASEGLEYFISFEDIKRDILIGYVRLRKPSEHAHRKEIYRSPTGIIRELHVYGGLIRIGDKKESGWQHQGYGKKLLLEAERIAKEELDLKKMVIISGIGAREYYRKFKYKKEGPYMSKNL
- a CDS encoding proline--tRNA ligase, which translates into the protein MAEDLGVTISRDEDFSEWYNQIVVKAGLADYSPIKGCMVIKPYGYAIWESIRDYLDKRIKETGHENAYFPLFIPEEFFEMEKEHVEGFTPEVAWVTHGGDTPLERKLAIRPTSETIMYSMYAKWIRSWRDLPLLINQWANVVRWETKMTKLFIRTREFLWQEGHTAHATKEEAEEEVKKMLDVYRELMEDILAIPTIPGYKTDNEKFAGAVYTMTVESLMADKKAMQAGTSHLLGQHFSKAFNITFEDKDKEKKYVWQTSWGMTTRTVGTLVMVHSDNKGLILPPRAAPIKIVIVPIIFKEGKEEVLSRCKEVQELLGKKYKVKLDDREGYTAGFKFNEWELKGIPIRIEIGPRDVKENKVVVVRRDNSQKIFLSMENLSREIDSILEDIQNTLFSNAKEFLRENTFLPKNYKELSDILNNQKGMAKVSWCERGCCEEKIKEETGATSCCIPLDQNGLEKKCIVCGEEAKKVILFAKHY
- a CDS encoding ArsR family transcriptional regulator, giving the protein MATTEEIFDILGNQTRRMILEMLATSPCYTTEIAERLEIGQKAINEHLKIMQELGLIDLFILKQKRGSPRKYFKIKDNIRMELFVAPRVFDASIKTEEIDLESIFERYPEYKAFYEEIKFDSDIRILSRLKENLDYLKNELAEIDNAKAFIERSISEVKEKMLTTFEELNLGEKEKKVLIEIVLKESHSPKDIASSLNLELEEVVESINKLKEKGL